The following coding sequences are from one Mytilus trossulus isolate FHL-02 chromosome 8, PNRI_Mtr1.1.1.hap1, whole genome shotgun sequence window:
- the LOC134727903 gene encoding pro-resilin-like, protein MENHVRSSCGSPGMENHVRSSCGSPGMENHVRSSCGSPGIENHVRSSCGSPGMENHVRSSCGSPGMENHVRSSCGSPGMENHVRSSCGSPGMENHVRSSCGSPGMENHVRSSCGSPGMENHVRSSCGSPGMENHVRSSCGSPGMENHVRSSCGSPCLHIAVRFMCSSSCVHIAVRFVCSSSCLNIALRFVCSSSCLILLLD, encoded by the coding sequence ATGGAGAATCATGTAAGATCCAGTTGTGGTTCTCCTGGTATGGAGAATCATGTAAGATCCAGTTGTGGTTCTCCTGGTATGGAGAATCATGTAAGATCCAGTTGTGGTTCTCCTGGTATAGAGAATCATGTTAGATCCAGTTGTGGTTCTCCTGGTATGGAGAATCATGTACGATCCAGTTGTGGTTCTCCTGGTATGGAGAATCATGTACGATCCAGTTGTGGTTCTCCTGGTATGGAGAATCATGTAAGATCCAGTTGTGGTTCTCCTGGTATGGAGAATCATGTACGATCCAGTTGTGGTTCTCCTGGTATGGAGAATCATGTAAGATCTAGTTGTGGTTCTCCTGGTATGGAGAATCATGTAAGATCCAGTTGTGGTTCTCCTGGTATGGAGAATCATGTAAGATCCAGTTGTGGTTCTCCTGGTATGGAGAATCATGTAAGATCCAGTTGTGGTTCTCCTTGTCTACACATTGCTGTTAGATTCATGTGTAGTTCTTCTTGTGTACACATTGCTGTAAGATTCGTGTGTAGTTCTTCTTGTCTAAACATTGCTCTAAGATTCGTGTGTAGTTCTTCTTGTCTAATATTGCTGTTAGATTAG